A stretch of DNA from Anopheles ziemanni chromosome 3, idAnoZiCoDA_A2_x.2, whole genome shotgun sequence:
TCGCGTTTTAATCCGATCGGAAAGCTTCCGCGTGATTTCGTGAGGCCACCGGTGGGCGGAGTGTCTGCTGGCTTCGCGTATTAATCatgtttgttgtgttgttttttatggAACCGGGATCACATGCAACAGTCAACAACTGGCTGAGCCTATCGGGGGCTTACAAAATACTCTTAGTGTGTCATGATTTAGCGGTTTTTTCTTAGCCTATTCGTTTTCGATAAGGATTACGTCCTTCAGTTATGGCTTGGCACATGACAGGGTTGCGTTGTGGAATTCCGCACACAGTATATAACGGCTGTGTGCCCGCTTGGGAATCGTTTAGTAGTTAATCGGATAGTTACTCGTGAACAGGATGAAGTTTGGAAGCTCCACCGGCCTGAAGGCGGCagctgtgctgctgctggccatgATCGTCGTTGCCGCTGGCAAGTCGGTCGATAAGATCCGTCGCCCGTTCCCAGGCATCGAGCGGATGGGAAGTCTTCTCGATACGGTTCGCCCTCCGAAAGGATACGTCTCACAGAACCCGCGTACCGTTGAGGGCCGCTTCACGTCCCGCAGAAACCACTTTGATCCGCAAGACCGTAACACGTTCGAGTTTACCTACCTGACGAACGACGAATACTACCGCGAGGGAGGTCCGCTGTTCCTGGTCGTCGGTGGTTTTTACGCGGTCAATCCATTCTTTATCGAGGGGCTCTACTTCCGAGACATTGCCGCCCAGCATGGTGCTATGTTGGCAACCTTTGAGCATCGTTACTATGGAAACAGCATCCCAGTGGAGTGAGTATAGCTTAAGGGAGGTTTCCGATAGATGAGTGTTACATGTTTTTACTTTCTCAGGGACTATTCGACGGAGAATCTACGTTTCCTGCGCACGGAGCAGGTTCTGTTCGATCTGATCGAGCTTGTTGACTTCCTGAAGCGCGAGGTCATGAACGACCCGAATGCACGCGTCATCCTTCACGGTGTAGCTCAAGCCGGTAGTCTCGCCTCGTGGGCTCGCCAGCGCTTCCCGAACATCATTGATGGTGCGTGGGTCTCGAGCGCCCCGGTGCGTGCCACTGGCGCCTTCCCCGAGTACGCCGAGGACTTCGGAGAAATTATCCGTGAGAAGGCGAGCGACCAGTGCTACGACCGCATCTCGCAGGCGTTCAACGGGGCACAGCATGCACTAGATTCCGGACGCACCGACAGACTTTCCGAGCTGTTCAACACTTGCGAGCCGTTGAGTCTGGATAACCCGTTGGAGGTGGAACTGTTCTTctttgccatgatgatttcgCTAGAGACGGCTATGGTGGCTGAAGGGGACATTGATAATATTGGCCGTGTGTGCGATCGACTTACCAGCGACGAGTTCAGCACTGGATTGGAGGCCTTGTCCGTCTTCCTACTGAATCGCTACGCCGATGTGCGCGAGTGCTTCGATCTGTCGTTCGAGACTTTTGTCCGCTACCTGACGGATGTCGATATCGACAGTGAAGCAAACCGGCAACTCGGTTTGCGTCAAACCGCCTACCAAACATGCACCGAGTTCGGTGCGTTCCCGACTACCAACTCGCCGAATCAGCCCTTCGGTAACCGTGTCACGTACGACCTCTTCCTGGCCGAGTGCCAGGCGGCATTCGGAGAATTCATCACCAAGGAGTTGGTCTATGAGGCTGTACGCATAACTAACCTTCACTACGGAGGGGACGATCCTCGCTCCACCAACGTGCTGTTCACCAACGGTGCTCTGGATCCGCTGCGCCATGTATCCATCACCTACTACCAGAACTTGCTGTCGAACGCTCGCGTCACGCCGAGGGAGTTCACGGCGGCAGATATCGTGTCAATCCGCGATTCCGACTCAGAGGAGCTCCTCGAGACCAAGCTAATGATCGCGCAGTACATCTCGACCTGGCTCGGACCGTCGATTAATCCCATACGGAAGTAGAAAGCATCAAACCCTAGCCTACATATTAACTAAGTATTTTCCAAAATTTTTCAGTTAttataaacgaaataaaaaaatataatttacgaAAACCAAACAATTTAATTGGTTCTTTGAAGTATATTTCGGTTTATTCACGACATGTAGATACTTTTGAACGTTTGCATATTTCCCTAGCTAAATGTAGAAAATTCACTTTACAATCCTATCGATAGCGACCAATTCAAGATTGTCGGTGATGCCAGTATATGCCATTCTCAATGCTTTCACTTCTTGTTATACGAATTTCTGAACAAGTTGCCATTTACCAATGTAATTTATTAACACAGGAATTTGGCAAGTtgcatatatatatatgtagaTATTTCTAGACCGACCAATCCTGATCATTTTATCAGCTGTTGCTGTTAGACAGTTTGCTGTGAATAGGAGGTCTTTAACAAACACTGTAAATTGTCGCACAGAATACATTATTCAAGATCAATAAACAAAgtggtcgcagcataccacgTAACGAGCCAGAAAGCGCTCACTAGTAATTTACTAACGGTTTCTTCAAAACACCTCAGCTCGAACCAAAAACTCCtcatttttgtatgggccaAGGCCggctgaaacaaaattaacagATTTTTCGAGCAATGGAGCAGTTTTTCGAGCAGAATTGCTGTTTCCAGcaactaattttatttcagCCCGCTTCGGCccatgcaaaaatgaggtgtttttttgttcgcgcTGAGGAGTTTTAAGCGAAACCGTAAGGAAATGTGTAGCGGGCGTGGGAATATTTTTGATagttggtttgaattttgtttacctcatACGAGCAGCCAGGAAAGTGGGATAAAACTGCAAATCAgctatgtttcatcaacagagcAACCAGAGGCCTTCGGtatatgttctggaggaagcCTGCGCGTGGGGAAGACCATCACACTTAATTTCACTAATCATATCCCATGTGACCAACAGGATCCATATTCCATGTGTTCCAGAATAGTCAATTACCTActtctttaaaaaatttttGGAAAGATCTACCACACACTACAAGTATGGttgtaaacacttttaaaaCCAACtatcacaacaatggcggagcaaaacACTGCTTTGACCcgaaataacaaataacacaTATGTGCCGTACTGTATGCCCGGTTATCCATGAAATTAGAGTGTCCGGTAACCAGTCagcgaacattttttattaatcgGAAATAAACGGATAATCGACATTGTAgtgtaaaatgttattttagtCAATAGATTCGCTTTAGTAGATAGCCCCCTTTTTACAATAAACACACTGTTACGGCTTGCATACATTTCGGGGTAAACAAATACGGCGTACGTTTTTGGTTGGCGAATCGGTAATTTGACTTCCGGAATTGGACTTCTGGACTATGCGTACGTTAGTGTGTCTTTGTGTTTCTGAATAACTTTTCCTAAATAACTTAATCCTTTTAGCCCTTTACAGACACAAAAAAGGCATGATGGTCTGTCAGTAAAACGTTGGAAGGACTCAGTATGAAGCATTGTACATCGGATTAAATTAGGTATAGTGAAATCTATACGCTAAATCCTGGCAGAAATTTAATAATACAAGTAATGGGAACAGATACTTTAACCATCGaactattttgtttattgcgcAAAGTTTAATCAATGTATTTACCCAGGTGTTTAGAGCAACTAAACACTTCCAGTTTTAAACGTTCCACCCGATCACAGATAACGTTATCTACCATCCGGTCTTGGTGAGGGCCTTAAGGCATTTTTACGACAATCGATGCAACCAAAAAGCTATATTCGATGGCGATGatttaacacattttaatCCATACGGATAGCTTCCGTGTGATATCGTGCGGCCACTGGTGGGCGGAACGTCCCTAGTATGCTACACGTCAACCTCATGTGGATGGATTGGGATCACATGCAACAGTTACGGATTGACTGCTTCTATCGGCGGCGAACAACAACTTCTCGAAATGATTTAGCTGTTTTTTCATTGATAATTCGATTTCGATAAGGATTACGGCCTTCGGTTACGACTACCCAGGACAGCGGTAGGGTGGCATTCTGGAAGGGCCAGGAACTATTTAATGGCAGTGAGCCGGCTTGGAAAGCGTTTAGTAGTTTATTGGATAGTAACTCGTCAACAAGATGAAGTTTGTTAGCTCCGCTGGTTACAAGGCGGCagctgtgctgctgctggccatcATCGTCGTTGCCGCTGGCAAGTCGGTCGATAAGGTCCGTCGTCCGTTCCCTGGTATCGAGCGGATGGGAAGTCTTCTGGATACGGTTCGCCCGCCGAAGGGATACGTCTCAAAGAGTCCGCGTGCGGTCGAGGGTCGCTTCACGTCCCGTGTTAACCACTTTGACCCGCAAGACCGTAACACGTTCGAGTTTACCTATCTGTACAACGACCAGTACTACCAAGAAGGAGGGCCACTGTTCCTGGTCGTCGGTGGACACTATTCGATCAATCCGTACTTCATGGATAACAGCCACTTCCGCGACATTGCCTCCCAGCATGGAGCCATGTTGGCGACCTTCGAGCACCGCTACTATGGAAACAGTATCCCAGTGGAGTGAGTATTACCTAGACAAAGCACCGAATATATCTGGTATAAAGGTAACATTGCTCTCTAGGGATTATTCGACGGAGAATCTACGTTTCCTGCGCACGGAGCAGGTCCTGTTCGATCTGATCGAGCTTGTTGACTTCTTGAAGCGCGAGGTCATGAACGACCCGAATGCGCGCGTCATCCTTCACGGTGTGGCTTACGCTGGTACTCTCGCCTCATGGGCTCGCCAGCGCTTCCCGAACATCATTGATGGTGCGTGGGCCTCGAGCTCCCCGGTTCGTGCCACTGTCAACTTCCCCGAGTTCGCCGAAGACATCGGAAACATTATCCGCGAGAAGGCGAGCGACCAGTGCTACAACCGCATCTTCCAGGCATTCCACACGGCACAGAACCTACTCGACGCCGGCGAGACGGAAATGGTCTCGGAGATGTTCAACACTTGCGACCCGGTGAACGTTGAGGACCCGCTAGAGGTGGAACTGTTCTTCTTTGCCATGATGGTCTCACTCGAATTGGCCATGGCGGAAGATTTTGACATTGAAAACATTGGCCGTGTGTGCGACCGGCTTACCAGTGACGAGTTTGATACCGGTTTGGAGGCCTTGTCCGCTTTCCTGCTCGATCGTTACGCCGAGGAACGCGAGTGCTTCGATCTGTCGTTCGAGAATTTCGTCCGCTACCTGACGGATGTCGATATCGATAGTGTTGCGAATACGGAGTTCGGTCTGCGACAGTCCACCTATCATGACTGCACCGAGTTCGGTCTCTTCCCCACCACCACGTCACCGGATCAGCCCTTCGGAAACCGTGTCACGTACGACCTCTTCCTGGCCGAGTGCCAGGCGGCATTCGGAGAATTCATCACCCAAGATTTGGTCTATGAGGCTGTCCGGCTGACGAACTTCCATTACGGAGCGGACGATCCTCGCACCACCAACGTGCTGTTCACCAATGGTGCTCTGGATCCTCTGCGCCATGTCTCCATCACCTCTTACCAGAACTTGCTGGCAAACGCTCGCGTTACCCCGAGGGAGTTCACCGGTGCGGATATTGTGTCTATCAGTGACTCCGACTCCGAGGAGCTCCTACAGACCAAGCGTATGGCCGAACAGTACATCTCGACATGGCTCGGATCGCCGATCAGTCCCTTCTGGAAGTAAGAGCTTGCGAATGCTTGACTATAAACTTCGCGGTGCGCTTTTAGATGTTTTCCCTCGTAATCATTGAATGGTATAAACAATTACAATAAATAGAAATGACATATATTTTATGAAATCCACAACACACAACTCGATGTTTACACGTTTTCGTTTAACCAAGATTCTCATCCTTGATAAAAGAgaatatattttatgtaaTCGACGAAATACAACTTGACCTCTCGTGAGTTTGTCCTGAGGaatctcttcttcttcgcgGTTCGTGGCTACACCAATAGGGGTTTGCATCGACCCTCGTAGGGGTTTTTGGGCAGATATGCGCTTTACTCATTTTACCAATGATTATTATTTGCTTATATATAATTATATAAAAACTACTTTAATTATCGATAAGAATATCAAAAAGTACAGTGTGCCAATTctgagtgagtgagtgtgaATGGAGAGACAATTCTTTAATTCACTCAGGATGATTTGGCTCACTCCCAATGATCCAATTCTTTCTTGCGTTGAAGGAATCATCTCGTTTTTTGTGGTGCATTGATCATGCACTGCACCCATGCAGAACAAGGGTCTCTTTATTCTTCGCACCTTTTTAGGCTTTATTGTGCCACTATTCTTGTTTGTAAGTCAAGCCATTCTGAGCGAACCAAATATTTCCGAATCACTTTAATTACAAATGAGTCAGAATAAACCTTGTTGAAGAATAGAATAATTTCACTCATCGGTAAGAATTGACTCACTTACTCATTCTAACTCAGTTAGGACATCacttattttaattatcacGTTGATTATCGGTCTGATTGATGTTATCAACGATCACCAACGCGTTACAACTACCATTGCGCTGTCTGGTACTGAAGAGATAATGATGAATCCGTTAACACttttacattgctttggaactTTGTGATAATGCTTTTTAATAGCCTTTTTAAGACGCTATAACTgttctttttaaaacactacaatttctctatttttgaagattttttaaatctgtAAAATGGCTTCTTttaagtatatttgttgactatatTAAGCGTTGTAAATTTGTTGATGCACCTTTTCACCATTCAGCTAGAttggtgtaaagcaaaaaaacaacaaatttgaaatgttCACAATCTTTCACAGGAAGTAATAATTAGCATGTGATTTTAATCCTTCCTAACCAACATTGATAACGTTATCTTTCATTCGGTACTGGTCAGGATTTCAAGGCATCGTTTATGATAATCGGTGCAACGAAAAAGCAACgtttgatggtgatgatttaACACATTTCAATCCACACGGATAGCTTCCGAGTGATATGGTGCCACGGCAAGTGTATTTCGAAATGCTTCTTTCTTCGATGATTAAATTTTGATAAGGATCTTTTCGATAATGACCTGCCGCACTACAGTGTTGTGTTTTGGGAAGTCTGGATACTATTTAATGGTGGTGCGCTCGCTTAGAAAGCGTTTAGTAGTTAATAGGATATTTACACGTGAACAGGATGAAGTTTGCAAGCTCCACCGGCCTGAAGGCGGCAGCTGTGCTGTTGCTGGCCATGATCGTCGTTGCCGCTGGCAAGTCGGTCGATAAGATCCGTCGCCCGTTCCCAGGTATCGAGCGAATGGGAAGTCTTCTGGATACGGTTCGCCCG
This window harbors:
- the LOC131288359 gene encoding putative serine protease K12H4.7, yielding MKFGSSTGLKAAAVLLLAMIVVAAGKSVDKIRRPFPGIERMGSLLDTVRPPKGYVSQNPRTVEGRFTSRRNHFDPQDRNTFEFTYLTNDEYYREGGPLFLVVGGFYAVNPFFIEGLYFRDIAAQHGAMLATFEHRYYGNSIPVEDYSTENLRFLRTEQVLFDLIELVDFLKREVMNDPNARVILHGVAQAGSLASWARQRFPNIIDGAWVSSAPVRATGAFPEYAEDFGEIIREKASDQCYDRISQAFNGAQHALDSGRTDRLSELFNTCEPLSLDNPLEVELFFFAMMISLETAMVAEGDIDNIGRVCDRLTSDEFSTGLEALSVFLLNRYADVRECFDLSFETFVRYLTDVDIDSEANRQLGLRQTAYQTCTEFGAFPTTNSPNQPFGNRVTYDLFLAECQAAFGEFITKELVYEAVRITNLHYGGDDPRSTNVLFTNGALDPLRHVSITYYQNLLSNARVTPREFTAADIVSIRDSDSEELLETKLMIAQYISTWLGPSINPIRK
- the LOC131288601 gene encoding putative serine protease K12H4.7 — encoded protein: MKFVSSAGYKAAAVLLLAIIVVAAGKSVDKVRRPFPGIERMGSLLDTVRPPKGYVSKSPRAVEGRFTSRVNHFDPQDRNTFEFTYLYNDQYYQEGGPLFLVVGGHYSINPYFMDNSHFRDIASQHGAMLATFEHRYYGNSIPVEDYSTENLRFLRTEQVLFDLIELVDFLKREVMNDPNARVILHGVAYAGTLASWARQRFPNIIDGAWASSSPVRATVNFPEFAEDIGNIIREKASDQCYNRIFQAFHTAQNLLDAGETEMVSEMFNTCDPVNVEDPLEVELFFFAMMVSLELAMAEDFDIENIGRVCDRLTSDEFDTGLEALSAFLLDRYAEERECFDLSFENFVRYLTDVDIDSVANTEFGLRQSTYHDCTEFGLFPTTTSPDQPFGNRVTYDLFLAECQAAFGEFITQDLVYEAVRLTNFHYGADDPRTTNVLFTNGALDPLRHVSITSYQNLLANARVTPREFTGADIVSISDSDSEELLQTKRMAEQYISTWLGSPISPFWK